The Bombina bombina isolate aBomBom1 chromosome 9, aBomBom1.pri, whole genome shotgun sequence sequence attttcttcattctcttgctttctttatttgaaaagcaagaatgtaagtttagatgccggtgttctaaaatatgTTGTCTACCATAGGCATGTGTCCACCACATCACTTCCGGTGGACACATTCAGCTGCTGGTGGTTTGTGGCACTTACTGCGCATTCGCGCTAGAGGCAATATATGCCACTGTAGTACCACATTCCTGAGCGCATGttactggttgcaaaatcagacggaacaatctgtcatcggattttgtaaccagacaggtcgcagaatctgtacaccaccacacaacggctgcaacaacttgcacagctattaaccccttatactcAGTCAGCAAGTTCAGCCAGTCCGttcactgtgtaacaatctgagggGGGGGAGTATTTGAAACAAGTTATCTATTTTTGCGAGTCTGTAAATGTATGACAGAATGTAAAGCctaaatatttctgactttgcaaataagaaaagatcaaCAGAGGGTGACTGAGACTCGCAAAAAGAGAACTTGTTTCAAATACTCCCCCCCCCTCGGATTGTtacacagtgaagggactggctgaacttgttgactgagtataaggggttaatagctgtgcaaGTCGTTGCAGCCGTTGTGTGGTGGGGTACAGATTATGCGACCTGTATGGCacactttctggttacaaaatccgatgacagcttgttccgtctgattttgcaaccagtaacgtacgctcaggaatgtggtgccaTATATTTCCTTGACTCGTGTAAATCAGCTGTtttaaggaggttgggcctctagcgcatgcgcagtgagcgccgcaagcagctgattcacgtcaccggaagtgaatTGGTAGACCACTTATTTTAGAACActgacccatttttggtaaacaacctgggttgttcttgctgattggtggacaaatttacccaccaataaacaagtgctgtccaggcctctgaaccaaaaatagcttagatgccttcttttacaaataaagataacaagagagtgaagaaaaaatgataataggagtaaattagaaagttgcttaaaattactgctctatctgaatcgcaaaataaaaaatttgggttcattgtcccttgagtgctaatgactgctcagagccgtcattagcactcaactacctacCTTTtatgcaatctgggggcccccaccagctcctaccccggcgaagTATAGGGaaaggaggcatgctgcttagaccaccgttggaaaggtaatcgcctcacctttccaatggtataagtcttggggatctgtgggaaaaaatacaagttaaaaaaaatgttttatgaaaatagtaaaaaacagaaaaatattaaattcagcttagcactcaaagggttaaagggacattacgctgtaaatttgtttttatattaatggattttcaatgacttgttgctgcagagtataaaatgtatgagaaattgtatttttaggtttatttgtgtatatgaagtagctgcttttgtgcttttaaaccacagcctattacaataggttgagtttcaggtaatatctccattatgttatcactttgtgtacacacacttgcttccttatcatatatttatctggaaaactaaagttcaatacatagagaacaatggaaaattatcattttattacttgactatcctgcaccccactgtgagtttaatctcttctgctggctgtgtttacttaggctatttaatagcCGAGACTCCATTATCAAAACGCTCAGAATAGGTTGGGGAACcacaagttaaagtgaaggtcaatttttgacaaattagtgcccggtttttaatattcctattaaaaacaagggccctttaaatcaaaattgacatttattattagttatttgtagagcgccaacggacctttttaatcctgagagccgctgcagcgtttgctccgcccgtcgcaagtcctcttcgcggatccaaaatgacaaatccggcttcatccTATCACAGCTTTCCCTTAGgccatgattccccccccccccagggggaaCACAGTGATTGGAGAAAGTgggattagtcatttctgacgtaagcagaggcttccgaccgccgggggaatcgatggagcagctttcaggattaaaaggtaagtttttgaagaaaatgcttgaaatgtcaattttgatgatttaaagtgcccttgtttttaataggattattaattaACGGGCActtattcgtcaaaattgacctttactgtatttcaaaggccaaaataggggtcaAGGAGCtactttgtaaacaatttaatccactctagcaggtaaaacggatcattgggaacaatttaaatgggagaatgtttgggggtaaactgtcccttttaaatgcagCATTGTGTTTTGGCCCTACTTGTGGTTATTGTCTGATGCAGACGGTGAAGGCAAACTGCATATAAAGCTGCTTCTAGGTAACAAACACCCAATATATTCTACATATTGCAGCTTATCCATTCATTTGGTTGCCATTAATCATATCTTTATTAATGTTTGCTGGTTTTAATATTCTCCCAATCAGAAACTGATACAAATGATCCTAAAGCAGAAGAGTCGGTTCAGTAGCTCTCGTGTCTGCAGTAAAAAGTTTGCTGCATCTGAACGGTAGAAAATCTCCAGCTTCCTTGTTTTCTACTAATTCAGGTGTCACAAACCATGGCCTTATACAAAGTGCTCAGGCCATTTTGTGCATCAGTGGGGATGGGAATTTTTTGTTGTGTATTTACAGTTTGCTTATTAAAGCGACacaatgcacatggatgaattacatatttgaatagaaacctatttgcaatataaatgtattggcaaaaatgcttctggtaaaagttatcactgttttagtgttagcgtttttatctgcatgtaaagcatagctgtATATTGTCAATGCACCAGCAATTAAATACTgcggctgctcagagcaccagtggggtttgtatcatgtccgcaattaaccaactgagtcattaccagatggtacaaacacattagactttctgagcaagtgctgtgattaaaatactggtgcacggtgcatacttaaatacacgtttgaaacggctatagcttttattagacgcATTTTGCTAATACCCATTTATTACAAAAATGCATCAATGCAAAACTGAAATatatccatgtggattctaattttggcttgaatgtccctttaaccttaaagggaGAGGCTGAACCTTTGGATGTTGTAGATCAGACTAACTATATATTGCTTATGAAATCCTAATAAAAGTATTTTCTCTTTGCTTTTAGATAAACGTTGAAGCTCCATGACTGTCTCACAATTATTGCCCCTTTTGGGGCTTTTCTCATTGTGTTGTGCACACACTGACTTCTTCACGTCCATAGGTAGGTCATTACTGTACCTATGTAATGCAGGCCACATCACATTTACAATATTGGGGACTAAAGTGTGTTTGGCTGAACAGTTGGTCCACAGTACAATAATGCAGGGGAGACAAATGCTATTTGTATAAAGATTTATGGAAAATAACACAAACTGTTAGGAGCCAAAGGTAAAATGaaatggctcctgggtttgttgagccttgCAATAATGTAATGTGCACTGGTTACATTAGGTGAGCTTGGGACAGGCTTTTGTAGCTGGTTCTTGCTCAGCCTATACAGAAGGCCCTGCTCTAACCAATGAAACAACAAGAAAAAACTAATTCCAAATGGAACGTCCAATCCAAATGTCAAAGATATTTTTTCATCCAACACATCCAATGATCTGTTACAGTTCCTAAGTGCACAGTGTTGTTGTAATGAGTTTTGTTAAATATTGTTTTTCACTGTAATAACAATATATCGTTTTACAGATGTGATGTTTTAACCACAGAGAAGCTGTGGGTTGTTTAGTTAATGGCGGGCTGCATTACACCTACATACTGTAATGCAATTTCATCTTTTATCCGTTTGTGTCTATATAATTTGTTTCTATTTTATGTTTATGTAGGATGGAAATGTATAACCCTAGACTGTTTGAGGCTACCAAAACTGCATTACTTGCTTATATATTTGATTTTGGATTCTTTTGTGCATTTAAGCTACAGACATTTTGTGCTTTTATTAAATTGCAGGCCACATGACAGACTTACTAAATACTGAGAGAGACCTGGTAACTTCCCTAAAGGATTATATTAAGGCAGAGGAGCTGAAGCTGGCTCAGATCAAAACGTGAGTATGTTTGCTAAATGGTTCCTTTAAAGCAACTCTAGTTGTGAGGAGACGGTTAAAGTGTTTAATTGCTTAGGACAGGCTCCGGTTTGCATTGTACAAGTGAGAGTGACCTGAGCGTGATCTGCGCTGATACTGTATAAATAGCGCCAAGAAGCAGCTTCCCTCGCTGACTCCCCTCATTCTGTTTAGTGCTTAGTATTGTGTAGCGTTATGCTTCTATGGAAATGTAtgtgtgcttttttattacatatttaaacagaatttataaaattaactttttattgctCATAGGAGATATAAAGACTGTACAAACTTAAATCTACTCAGTTCCTTCATCACACAAATTTGAACTCTAATTTTAAATTACTGCACACTCGAAATGTATTCCTCCTACACAGATGTTCCAGATTAGATGGCACCCTGCCAGTGTCTGCCAGTTACCTGAGGGGCATGTAAAGGTGATATAAGTTAACACTCCATCTAGATGTGGCAGGCAGTTCTGAACAAATGTAAGGAATGTAACCCTGCAGGCAGGGTTTGCCAGCTGTTGTATAATGGCACAGGCCTGAAACAGTATCTTCTAGCCTCTCCCATCGGTTCCCTAAATAACTGGTATAGCAAAATTTATTTCATAAAGTCTGATCATGTAAAATAAAGTCTTCATGCAATATTACATTTATCTAACCCAATTGGAAAAGAAAAACTCAGATATAAAATCATGTTTCTGCTATATAGATTatggtgtgttttttgttttgttttttacgttTTAGATGGGCAGCAAAGCTGGATCAGGTGACTGACACGGCAACAAGGGATCCGGAGGGATTCCTGGGTCACCCCGTCAATGCTTTCAAGCTCATGAAGCGGCTGAACACAGAGTGGCTGGAATTGGAGAATCTGGTGCTCAAAGATATGTCAGATGGTAAATGGCTAATTAGTCTGATTAGTAAATTATGCGTAGGCAAATGTTAGCCTCCATATTATTGAAATAAGTCTTAAACTAAACACAAGGGCCAGATACCAAAAATAGCAAAGTGTCTGCATGAGAGGACTCAGAGGGCCGCAAGTGATGTGTTAATAAAATGCAGTTTAATGCAGTAAAGCAGAACAGGTTTCATAGATGTGGTGCTAGGTCTGTGTCTAAATTCTGTACGTCTAAGAGCTTCAGGTGTAAAGTGTCGGCTTCtaaacactaacattacagatGTGAAGTTCTGTTACACAGGAGAGGGAATGTCTCTATCTTAACACATCTCCTGTTTTAAGGGTTCATCTCCAATCTGACCATCCAGCGCCAGTATTTCCCCAATGATGAGGATCAGACTGGAGCCGCTAAGGCGCTGCTTCGTCTGCAGGACACGTATAACCTTGACACAGACACAATGTCTAAAGGAAACCTTCCAGGTAATCATGGTGCAGGAACACAGTGGTGTTATTGGTTATATACGGAGAGGAAGTTCTAGCTACTTGATTAGTTAGATGATGATGATTGTCTCtctcaaatcttaaagggacatggaacccacagtctttcatgattcagactgaacatacaactttccaaattacttctaaaatcaaatgtgctttattctcttggtatcctttgttgaaggagcagcaatgcactacagggagttggctgaacacatcaggtgagccagtgacaagagtcaTGTATACACGgccaccaatcggcaactagctCCGAGTAGTGTATTGCAgctgagcctagctaggtatgattttcaacaaagcaaattcaatttaaaatttgtttaaaatggcgtgctctatctgaatcatgaaagtttttaattctgactttactgcccctttaactttttGATAAGAATTCTGGAAACAGATATAAATGTGGTTAACGTGTATAATCTAATTGCTAAACATACAAACGGATTGTGTTAGTGCATTAGAACCTCTTCATGTGAGTTAATCAGGAAATAGCAGCATGATTTGTGATGGTGCCTTGTGTGGTTTCATCTTACATTTGTCTTCCCTGGTCATAGGTGTAAAGCACAAATCGTCACTAACGGTAGAAGACTGCTTTGAGTTGGGTAAAATCGCATATACAGAGGCGGACTATTATCACACAGAGTTATGGATGGAGCAGGCACTGCGACAGCTGGATGATGGGGAGGAATCGTCTATAGACAAAGTCTTGGTTCTAGATTACCTGAGCTATGCCGTGTACCAGCAAGGAGACCTGGACAAGGCCCTAATGCTGACAAAGAGGCTACTGGAACTGGGTGAGGGTTCTGTGTTATTAGGTTAATTTATGATTGGGCGGTTCTTCAGTTCCTGTTGCACAGTCTAGCATGTTTGTATAAGATGGTTTTATTTTGGTAAATAAACTGAATAGTGTATAAGCCATGCTTGTCTGACGACCATGAGTAAAGACAATATCGATAATGCTTTATGAAGATGGTCATCCCCTGTTCATTACAATCTGTATCACATACCCTCATACATAACCTGCAAGCTGATACCTCTTAATTGTGATATTTATAGATCCAGAACATCAAAGAGGGAATGGAAATCTGAGGTACTTTGAATACATCATGTCTAAAGAAAACAAGTCCAGCTCATCCGTATCTGAGGAAACCGAACCAAAACGAAAAGGGCGACCCAAAGATCACCTGCCTGAGAGGCAGAAGTATGAGATGCTGTGCCGCGGGGAAGGAATCAAAATGGTAACTTTTTGCACAGTCTTACGTATTTTTTTGTCTCTTGTTTGGCATCTGCGGCCAGTGTAGTGCTAATGTTGGCCTTGGTAATAGTGCTAATGTTGGCCTTGGTAATAGTGCTAATGTTGGCCTTGGTAATATTTATGTAATTAAGATCATTCAAGTAAACCATATACTGACTGCTACTGTAAAGTGTCTACTGGAGACGGGGCAAGTTCTGTGCTGTCTTATTCCATAAGCTAAAGCAGCTGGTCTGTCACAAACGAGTTTGCTTAATAAGGCTGTAAACCTAATACAAAACAAGCATGGGCCAAGGGACTACAGGTGACAATTGGCCCTCTGACCTGTATTTCATGTCTTCTTCCCCAGACCCCTCGTAGAGAGAAGAGGCTTTTCTGTCGTTACACTGATGCAAACAGGAGCCCAGGATATATTCTGTCTCCAGTTAAAGAGGAAGATGAGTGGGACAGACCCCATATTGTGCGCTACCACGAAATCCTATCTGATGAAGAAATTGCAAAGGTTAAGGAGCTGGCCAAGCCCAGGGTAAGTCCTAGGGTCTGACCACCTGCTTTACTGCTTATATGGTTGTCCCCAACAAGTAGTAAAAGTGACTCTTTCATTCTCTGACTAGTAGTAGCATTTATAttgtattaaagtgaaagtcaatactagcgtttgtgaaatgctaagattgaccattgaaacaaataaaggggacttcattcatgaagtataaaatacttaaagggacagtctacaccagaatttttattgttttaaaagatagataatccctttattacccatttcccagttttgcataaccaacacagttataataatatacttttaacctctgtgattaccttgtatctaagcctctgcaaactgcccctttatttcagttcttttgacagacttgcagtctagcgaatcagtgcctgctcccagattacttcacgtgcacgagcacagtgttatctatataaaatatgtgaactaacaccctctagtggtgaaaaactgttaaaatgcaatctgaaagaggtggcctacaaggtctaagaaattagcatatgaacctcctaggttaagctttcaactaagaataccaagagaacaaagcaaaattggtgataaaagtaaattggaaaattgtttaaaatgacatgctctatctgaatcatgaaagtttattttggcctagactgtccctttaatgcagaaagctcctttatttgtttcaggcatttgccgcactgagctgttCAGGCAGAGCGGTGTTTTGCTagagagaggtgacgtttccacctcttagccaatagctgtgcgggaaatCCGGCAGGAGCCAGATttcccacacagctattggctaagaggtggaaacgtcacctctctagcaaaacagcgttctaCCGTGGGCTTGAAACAACAAAGGAGCTTTCTGTgtcaagtatcttatacttcatgaattaagtcccctttatttgtttcaatggccaatcctagcgtttcacaaacacaaGGAttgactttcttctgttaagtgtgatcagtccacgggtcatcattacttctgggatattactcctccccaacaggaagtgcaagaggattcacccagcagagctgcatatagctcctcccctctacgtcactcccagtcattctcttgcacctaacgactagataggatgtgtgagaggactatggtgattatacttagttttatatcttcaatcaaaagtttgttattttaaaatagcaccggagtgtgttattacttctctggcagagtttgaagaagaatctaccagagttttgctatgattttagccggagtagttaagatcatattgctgttctcggccatctgaggagtgaggtaaacttcagatcaggggacagcgggcagatgaatctgcatagaggtatgtagcagtttttattttctgacaatggaattgatgagaaaatcctgccataccgatataatgtcatgtatgtatactttacacttcagtattctggggaatggtacttcactagaattacactgtaagaaatacataaagctgtttaataactagatattatgtttaacgtttttgctggaatgtaaaatcgttttcatttgctgaggtactgtgtgaataaatgtttgggcactatttttccacttggcagttgcttaatctgtttttctgacagtttctgttctccctcactgctgtgttgtgagggggaggggccgttttttggcgcttttactatgcatcaaatatttcagtcagcaactcattgtattccctgcatgatccggttcatctctacagagctcaggggtcttcaaaacttattttgagggaggtaatttctctcagcagagctgtgagaattttagtttgactgagataaaagacgtttattctgtaatttgtttcctgctttcagaatttgttatctttgctaatgggattaaacctttgctaaagttgtgttgtttacaaggattgaggctataactgtttcaatttattaattttcaactgtcatagatcttctgtgcttcttaaaggcacagtacgttttaatattattctaattgaattgtatttccaagttgcaagtttatttgctagtgtgttaaacatgtctgattcagaggatgatacctgtgtcatttgttgcaatgccaaagtggagcccaatagaaatttatgtactaactgtattgatgctactttaaataaaagtcaatctgtacaaattgaacaaatttcaccaaacaacgaggggagagttatgccgactaactcgcctcacgtgtcagtacctacatctcccgctcagagggaggtgcgtgatattgtagcgccgagtacatctgggcggccattacaaatcacattacaggatatggctactgttatgactgaggttttggctaaattaccagaactaagaggtaagcgtgatcactctggggtgagaacagagtgcgctgataatattagggccatgtcagacactgcgtcacaggtggcagaacatgaggacggagaacttcattctgtgggtgacagttctgatccaaacagactggattcagatatttcaaattttaaatttaaactggaaaacctccgtgtattactaggggaggtgttagcggctctgaatgattgtaacacagttgcaataccagagaaaatgtgtaggttggataaatattttgcggtaccgacgagtactgaggtttttcctatacctaagagacttactgaaattgttactaaggagtgggatagacccggtgtgccgttctcaccccctccgatatttagaaaaatgtttccaatagacgccaccacaagggacttttggcaaacggtccctaaggtggagggagcagtttctaccttagctaagcgtaccactatcccggtggaggatagctgtgctttttcagatccaatggataaaaagttagagggttaccttaagaaaatgtttgttcaacaaggttttatattgcaaccccttg is a genomic window containing:
- the P4HA1 gene encoding prolyl 4-hydroxylase subunit alpha-1 isoform X3 translates to MTVSQLLPLLGLFSLCCAHTDFFTSIGHMTDLLNTERDLVTSLKDYIKAEELKLAQIKTWAAKLDQVTDTATRDPEGFLGHPVNAFKLMKRLNTEWLELENLVLKDMSDGFISNLTIQRQYFPNDEDQTGAAKALLRLQDTYNLDTDTMSKGNLPGVKHKSSLTVEDCFELGKIAYTEADYYHTELWMEQALRQLDDGEESSIDKVLVLDYLSYAVYQQGDLDKALMLTKRLLELDPEHQRGNGNLRYFEYIMSKENKSSSSVSEETEPKRKGRPKDHLPERQKYEMLCRGEGIKMTPRREKRLFCRYTDANRSPGYILSPVKEEDEWDRPHIVRYHEILSDEEIAKVKELAKPRLRRATISNPITGVLETAHYRISKSAWLSGYEDPVVGRINQRIQEITGLDMSTAEELQVANYGMGGQYEPHFDFARASNALMVSDYSSYPTIIAC
- the P4HA1 gene encoding prolyl 4-hydroxylase subunit alpha-1 isoform X1 → MTVSQLLPLLGLFSLCCAHTDFFTSIGHMTDLLNTERDLVTSLKDYIKAEELKLAQIKTWAAKLDQVTDTATRDPEGFLGHPVNAFKLMKRLNTEWLELENLVLKDMSDGFISNLTIQRQYFPNDEDQTGAAKALLRLQDTYNLDTDTMSKGNLPGVKHKSSLTVEDCFELGKIAYTEADYYHTELWMEQALRQLDDGEESSIDKVLVLDYLSYAVYQQGDLDKALMLTKRLLELDPEHQRGNGNLRYFEYIMSKENKSSSSVSEETEPKRKGRPKDHLPERQKYEMLCRGEGIKMTPRREKRLFCRYTDANRSPGYILSPVKEEDEWDRPHIVRYHEILSDEEIAKVKELAKPRLRRATISNPITGVLETAHYRISKSAWLSGYEDPVVGRINQRIQEITGLDMSTAEELQVANYGVGGQYEPHFDFGRKDEPDAFKELGTGNRIATWLFYMSDVEAGGATVFTDVGAAVYPKKGTAVFWYNLFESGEGDYSTRHAACPVLVGNKWVSNKWIHERGQEFRRPCKLSELE
- the P4HA1 gene encoding prolyl 4-hydroxylase subunit alpha-1 isoform X5; its protein translation is MTVSQLLPLLGLFSLCCAHTDFFTSIGHMTDLLNTERDLVTSLKDYIKAEELKLAQIKTWAAKLDQVTDTATRDPEGFLGHPVNAFKLMKRLNTEWLELENLVLKDMSDGFISNLTIQRQYFPNDEDQTGAAKALLRLQDTYNLDTDTMSKGNLPGVKHKSSLTVEDCFELGKIAYTEADYYHTELWMEQALRQLDDGEESSIDKVLVLDYLSYAVYQQGDLDKALMLTKRLLELDPEHQRGNGNLRYFEYIMSKENKSSSSVSEETEPKRKGRPKDHLPERQKYEMLCRGEGIKMTPRREKRLFCRYTDANRSPGYILSPVKEEDEWDRPHIVRYHEILSDEEIAKVKELAKPRLRRATISNPITGVLETAHYRISKRRATVHDPVTGQLTTAQYRVSKSAWLSGYEDPVVGRINQRIQEITGLDMSTAEELQVANYGVGGQYEPHFDFGRKDEPDAFKELGTGNRIATWLFYMSDVEAGGATVFTDVGAAVYPKKGTAVFWYNLFESGEGDYSTRHAACPVLVGNKWVSNKWIHERGQEFRRPCKLSELE
- the P4HA1 gene encoding prolyl 4-hydroxylase subunit alpha-1 isoform X2, giving the protein MTVSQLLPLLGLFSLCCAHTDFFTSIGHMTDLLNTERDLVTSLKDYIKAEELKLAQIKTWAAKLDQVTDTATRDPEGFLGHPVNAFKLMKRLNTEWLELENLVLKDMSDGFISNLTIQRQYFPNDEDQTGAAKALLRLQDTYNLDTDTMSKGNLPGVKHKSSLTVEDCFELGKIAYTEADYYHTELWMEQALRQLDDGEESSIDKVLVLDYLSYAVYQQGDLDKALMLTKRLLELDPEHQRGNGNLRYFEYIMSKENKSSSSVSEETEPKRKGRPKDHLPERQKYEMLCRGEGIKMTPRREKRLFCRYTDANRSPGYILSPVKEEDEWDRPHIVRYHEILSDEEIAKVKELAKPRLRRATVHDPVTGQLTTAQYRVSKSAWLSGYEDPVVGRINQRIQEITGLDMSTAEELQVANYGVGGQYEPHFDFGRKDEPDAFKELGTGNRIATWLFYMSDVEAGGATVFTDVGAAVYPKKGTAVFWYNLFESGEGDYSTRHAACPVLVGNKWVSNKWIHERGQEFRRPCKLSELE
- the P4HA1 gene encoding prolyl 4-hydroxylase subunit alpha-1 isoform X4, translated to MTVSQLLPLLGLFSLCCAHTDFFTSIGHMTDLLNTERDLVTSLKDYIKAEELKLAQIKTWAAKLDQVTDTATRDPEGFLGHPVNAFKLMKRLNTEWLELENLVLKDMSDGFISNLTIQRQYFPNDEDQTGAAKALLRLQDTYNLDTDTMSKGNLPGVKHKSSLTVEDCFELGKIAYTEADYYHTELWMEQALRQLDDGEESSIDKVLVLDYLSYAVYQQGDLDKALMLTKRLLELDPEHQRGNGNLRYFEYIMSKENKSSSSVSEETEPKRKGRPKDHLPERQKYEMLCRGEGIKMTPRREKRLFCRYTDANRSPGYILSPVKEEDEWDRPHIVRYHEILSDEEIAKVKELAKPRLRRATVHDPVTGQLTTAQYRVSKSAWLSGYEDPVVGRINQRIQEITGLDMSTAEELQVANYGMGGQYEPHFDFARASNALMVSDYSSYPTIIAC